TGTCATTAGCGGGCAGGCTTTGCCTGACCAGGCTCACCAGCACTTTCGGCAAGGTCTGGCTGAGTTCCGCCAAACGCTCAACGCTCTTGGCGGCAAACACGTCGCCGACCAGATAAATGGCATTGTGGCTCTGGCTGCGCAACAGGTCGGTAGCGGAAACCACCCCCACCACATCAGCGTTTTCCACCACTGGCAAATGGCGGATATTGCGGCGCGCCATCAGCAGCAAGGCTTCGGACGCCTGATCGCGTGGCGTCAGGGTCAGCGGTTTGGGCGTCATGATGCCGGATACCGGCTCTTCGACATTACGGCCTTCTGCCACCACGCGCTTGCGGAAATCCACATCGGTAACAATCCCGCACAAGCTGCCGTCAGCTTCGGTCACCATCGCGGTCTGGGCATTGAATTCGTTCATCTGGCAAGCAACCTGACGGATGCTGTCATCCTTGCCCACCAGCATCGGCAGTTTCATCAGGTCACGCACATGCATGGCCACCAGGGCGAAACTGTCACCACCACGGATTTCCTGGATGGCGCTGCGCAGGCGTTCCGGTTTGCGGTCGGAGAAGTATTTGCGTACCTTCTCGAAACGTTCCATCACCCTCTGGAACAGCTCGGCAGGAACCGCGTAAAACAGCGTATCCTCAATCGCCTTGACCGTCATGCTGACAGTGCCGCCGCGAATAATGGAACGGTAACCCACCCAGTCGCCCTCGGAAAAACGCCCGTAGAGCTGCCCATTTTCCAGCAACACCTCCACCGCGCCACTGCGGATCAGCAACACACGTTCATTGCGTTCACCAATTTTCAGCACCTCAGAGCCACGGCGGGCATACTCAATTTCTAGCCCCATGGTGACCTCATTGAGGCAATCCAGCGGCAACTCCGTCAGTGGCGGGCATTTGGCAAGGTAATCACGAATCTCAAGCTGCTCAACTTCCATCAGCATTCAACCTTCAAAACTGGGCCGGAATTTCGGCGTAGGAAACCCGCCCGGTCTGCGCCAGCGCCATGCGCACGGCGGTCGGGTGAGGCTGCAACAACTTGGCGGGGAATTCCCCAAACCATGTCTCCCCACCGGCTGGACGGTCGATGACGACATGCTGCTCCTCTTCGCCGTAAACCAGCGCGAGTTGCACCCCCCTGAGGGGTTGGTTGGCACGGATATCAATACGCACCAGATCGGGTGCGCTGGCCTCCCCACGCATCATGGAAACCTGCATGTCTTTATAGGAAAGCTTACACTGGTTGGTCGCCAGCAAACATTGACCTTCGGCAACTAATTGCTGCATAGCAACATCTTTTTTCTGGGTGGGCTTGTCCTTGTTCAACCACAAATCCATCATCCCCCAACCGCCAATCAGCATGAACGGGGCAACCATGATCGCAATACGGCTATGCAGGCTCAGGCCGAAGAACCATTTCAACATACCAACACTCTCTCTCCACGCTATTCTTGTGCATGACAGCATACACGATCCGGCAGGGAAATCAGACCATTATGTTTAGGAAAAAACAATCACCACAAAGACCGGGCTTGCCACAATTTTTGCTTTGTAACAAAGAAACAGCCAAAATCAGACGCTGAAGCATACCTTGACCTACACGGAGAAAAGATGGATTACCGCAGGACATTGGCGGAACTGGAATCGCAAGCTGTAAAATGGTGGCCTAAAGCACTGGAAGCAGAAGTCGCCAGCCAAAGTGCTATCCAACTGCTACTGGCAACCCAGGACAAATTCCTAAGCATCCTCAAGCTGTCGGGCAATACGCCTGAGCAGATTTTCTCCGTACTGGAAGCATCAGGGATGCCCGCCAACCTGTTCCTGAAACATCTTGTAACACTGGCCGATTATGGTGGGGAGGCCATTCAACGGCTAGGGCGTGAATTCACCACCATTTTTCCTATGGATGCCAGTGGTCGGCACTACTTTGAATACTTCCGCAACGGTAAAAGCTATCGCCATACCTTCGCAGCACTCCCACTCAAAGGCTTGGGCAACAGCAAGCTTTACCTTGATGGCGTTGCCATTGCCAAACCTGTAGGGCTGAACCCACTGTACCAAGACATGACCATGCTCTTGCTGTACGCCGCCACATCCGAACAATCGCATCTGGCAGCATTGGAAAAGTGTGAAATTGGTATGTTGTTGGGCGATGATGCTGCCCTCGACAAATATGTACGTGAAAAATATATCCATGTAAGCCGCATTACGACAGGTGCAAACACCAACACGCTAGGGCAGATTGCCCAACGCTACGTAGCAGACTTGCTTACGCAATACCTCCCAAGCCACTACAACATTACCCGCAATGGCAAAATCCCACTGAGAGGTTATGAAAAACCTGATGGGATGCCGTTCGATGTTGTCATCAGCCTGAACGGCAAAAGTGTTGGTGTTGAAGTCAGCTTTCAGGTCACCACCAACAGTGTCATTGAACGTAAATCCGGGCAAGCTGATACCCGTCAGCAACTCATGCACCAAAATGGGCACAAGATTGCTTACGTATTGGATGGAGCGGGCAACTTCCAACGTTCATCGGCAGTAGGAACTATCTGTCAGTTCAGTGATTGCACGGTTGCTTATTCAGAAGCTGAAATGGCAGTTTTGGCGGATTTTATCCGGGAGACGGTGGCATGATGCGGTTTGTAGATTTGTTCGCCGGCGTTGGAGGAATCCGCCTTGGTTTTGAACAGACCATGCAGGAACTGGGGATTCCCCACCAATGCGTGTTATCTTCCGAGATCGACAAGTTTGCCCAGGAAACTTACGCCCTGAACTTTGGCGAAATGCCACAAGGCGACATTTACGGCATCCGCCAATTCCCTGAATTTGATTTCCTGTTGGCTGGCTTCCCTTGCCAACCGTTTTCTTACGCAGGCAAACAACAAGGCTTTGGCGATACTCGCGGTACGCTGTTTTTTGAAGTTGAGCGAATATTACGTGAGCATCAACCCAAAGGATTCCTGCTGGAGAATGTGCGCGGCTTAACCACCCATGACAAGGGGCGGACATTTAAAACTATCCTCCAACACTTGGAGGCACTAGGTTACGGGGTGGAATACCTGTTATTGAATGGCTCCAGTTTCGGCATACCGCAAAACCGGGTAAGAGTTTATATTGTCGGTGTTTATCAGGGAAAACCACGCCTATCTCTACAGTCGGATTTAGGGGCAGCAGACTCCCACAAATTCAAGGACAAACTGACCCAATCCAGCCTGTTTGACAGCCATTACCCTCTACAGGTCGTGCGTAACATCCTTGAGCCTAACCCTGACCGCAAATACGATTGCTCCGAAGATTTTACAACACGCCTGTTACGCATGGTCGATGGCAAAGCGGAGAATCTGCACGGCATCCGCATGATTGACCACCGCAATGGCAATTCCATCCACTCATGGGAACTGGGCATCAAGGGGGAATGCAGCGACGATGAAATTGCCTTTATGAATGCCCTGATTGCCAACCGCCGCAAAAAACACTTTGGTACGGAGCAGGACGGTAAAAAACTGACACTGGATCAGATCAAAACGTTCTTTAACCCCCCTAACCTACACAGTATCATGCGCGGATTGTTGGACAAGGGCTACCTGAAAGACCATGGTGGCAAATTCAACCCGGTGGCTGGCAATATGTCATTTGAAGTATTCAAATTCCTTGATCCGGACAGCATTTCCATCACCTTGGTCAGCAGTGACGCCCATAAACTGGGGATAGTACACAATGGCCGGATACGGCGAATTACCCCCCGCGAATGCGCCCGCTTGCAGGGCTTCCCAGACAGTTTCATCTTGCACCCGCAAGATACCAATGCCTACCGGCAATTTGGAAACTCAGTATCCGTACCCGTCATCAAGGAAGTCCTGCTGGATTTATTCCGGGGTGCAGGCCACCAAATCAACCGCCAGACAAAATCCTTGAGCCAAGCGGCTTGAAACAACATTACAAGCAATCAATAACCTGATCCGGAGTGATTTTCCGCAAGCAATCCAGATGCCCCAGCGGACATTCCCGCTTGAAACAGGGGCTGCATTGCAGACCAAGATACAGGATTTGGGCGTTGGCGCTCAGCGGCGGCGTATAGGTTGGGTCTGAAGAGCCATACAAGGCAACCACAGGCGCGCCAACAGCAGCAGCCACATGCATCAAGCCGGAATCATTGCTGACCACCTGATCGGCCAGCGCCAGCAGGGCAAGCACTTCCTGCAAACTGGTTTTGCCCGCCAGATCAAGACATGCCGGTGAATTAACCGTACTGGCAATCTGCGCGGTAACAGGCGCATCCTTCCCGGAACCCAACAAAATGACTTCCCCACCCTGCGCAATGTGATGGCTGGCAACTTCGGCGAAATACTCGGCGGGCCAGCGTTTGGCTCCGCCATATTCAGCACCTGGGCATAGGGCCAAAAGAGAAGAAACCCCTCCTAACCTCCCCTTATCAGGAGGGGAACCGAGCAGCACGCCATCTTTGGCTCCCTCCCCTGATAAGGGGAGGGCTGGGGAGGGGTTTCTGCGCAAAAACTTTTGCCGCGTGTCTGCTTTTTGTTTCTCGGTCACCCGCAGGCGCGGCGGGGAAATCTCAGGCGGCAGTTGCGCATCCGCTGGCAAACCCAGCGCGACAAAGCGCTGTACAGTCATGGTCAGTACTGATTTGTCCAGTGGGCGCAGATCATTCAACAAACCGTAGCGCATTTCCCCCCGGTAGCCAGTCCGCAGCGTTGCCTGCGCCCAGAACGGTATCAGCGCAGACTTGAGGGAGCGCGGTAGCACAATCGCCCAGTCGTAGGCCGTTGCGCGCAGTGATTCACCCAACCGATAGCGGGTTTTCAGTGCCAGCTCGCCGTGTTGCAGGGGCATCGTGATGGCGAAACTGACTTCCGGCATGGCGGCCAGAATCGGCTTGCTCCAGGCTGGGGCAAGTACATCAATTTGCAAAGCGGGGAAACGTTGCTTCAGCGCCATGAACAGGCTTTGCGCCATCACCATATCGCCGACCCAAGAAGGGCCGACAACCAGGCAGCGCCGGGGGGCAAACGGCATTGCGTCAGTCAATCAGCCGGTAAAGCGTGCCGCAGTAAGGGCAGCGGGCTGTCTTGTCCGCACTGCTGTCAATTGCCAGGAAAACCCGTGGATGCGAACACCACAAGGCCGTTTCATCCGTGGGGCAATGCAACGGCAAAGCTTGCCGTTTTACCACCACTTCGCGGCTTTCGCCCAACCGTTTGTAATCAGCAATACTGGGTGCAGGTGC
The sequence above is drawn from the Thiothrix nivea DSM 5205 genome and encodes:
- a CDS encoding DUF294 nucleotidyltransferase-like domain-containing protein, yielding MLMEVEQLEIRDYLAKCPPLTELPLDCLNEVTMGLEIEYARRGSEVLKIGERNERVLLIRSGAVEVLLENGQLYGRFSEGDWVGYRSIIRGGTVSMTVKAIEDTLFYAVPAELFQRVMERFEKVRKYFSDRKPERLRSAIQEIRGGDSFALVAMHVRDLMKLPMLVGKDDSIRQVACQMNEFNAQTAMVTEADGSLCGIVTDVDFRKRVVAEGRNVEEPVSGIMTPKPLTLTPRDQASEALLLMARRNIRHLPVVENADVVGVVSATDLLRSQSHNAIYLVGDVFAAKSVERLAELSQTLPKVLVSLVRQSLPANDIGQAVTSIGQAIVRRLLVLAEEKFGAPPIPYAFIVAGSMARREQTAHSDQDNGMILSDDYNEAEHGAYFRHVAKYVSDGLDACGYVYCPGDVMATNDQWRQPLSVWRGYFTDWIENPKPKALMYASIFFDLRCLHGDKGLLATLQAEVLSMTKVQTLFQAFMAGNVLSHKPPLGFFRGFVLDKDSHDEGAEKGMDMKKRGVVPVIDMARLYALAGGLEPINTWERLDAIGAAGVLTEGTINDLRDAFEFISMVRLQHQAKQIENGQKPNNYVPPEELSALERRHLKDAFEVVSTMQESMATRYQADRFR
- a CDS encoding DNA cytosine methyltransferase; its protein translation is MMRFVDLFAGVGGIRLGFEQTMQELGIPHQCVLSSEIDKFAQETYALNFGEMPQGDIYGIRQFPEFDFLLAGFPCQPFSYAGKQQGFGDTRGTLFFEVERILREHQPKGFLLENVRGLTTHDKGRTFKTILQHLEALGYGVEYLLLNGSSFGIPQNRVRVYIVGVYQGKPRLSLQSDLGAADSHKFKDKLTQSSLFDSHYPLQVVRNILEPNPDRKYDCSEDFTTRLLRMVDGKAENLHGIRMIDHRNGNSIHSWELGIKGECSDDEIAFMNALIANRRKKHFGTEQDGKKLTLDQIKTFFNPPNLHSIMRGLLDKGYLKDHGGKFNPVAGNMSFEVFKFLDPDSISITLVSSDAHKLGIVHNGRIRRITPRECARLQGFPDSFILHPQDTNAYRQFGNSVSVPVIKEVLLDLFRGAGHQINRQTKSLSQAA
- a CDS encoding zinc-finger domain-containing protein produces the protein MSAPAPSIADYKRLGESREVVVKRQALPLHCPTDETALWCSHPRVFLAIDSSADKTARCPYCGTLYRLID
- the waaF gene encoding lipopolysaccharide heptosyltransferase II, which encodes MPFAPRRCLVVGPSWVGDMVMAQSLFMALKQRFPALQIDVLAPAWSKPILAAMPEVSFAITMPLQHGELALKTRYRLGESLRATAYDWAIVLPRSLKSALIPFWAQATLRTGYRGEMRYGLLNDLRPLDKSVLTMTVQRFVALGLPADAQLPPEISPPRLRVTEKQKADTRQKFLRRNPSPALPLSGEGAKDGVLLGSPPDKGRLGGVSSLLALCPGAEYGGAKRWPAEYFAEVASHHIAQGGEVILLGSGKDAPVTAQIASTVNSPACLDLAGKTSLQEVLALLALADQVVSNDSGLMHVAAAVGAPVVALYGSSDPTYTPPLSANAQILYLGLQCSPCFKRECPLGHLDCLRKITPDQVIDCL